One window of the Cryptomeria japonica chromosome 7, Sugi_1.0, whole genome shotgun sequence genome contains the following:
- the LOC131048395 gene encoding small ribosomal subunit protein uS11y, translated as MSGKKKTREVKEENVTLGPAVREGEHVFGVAHIFASFNDTFVHVTDLSGKETLARVTGGMKVKADRDESSPYAAMLAAQDVAQRCKELGITALHIKLRATGGNKTKTPGPGAQSALRALARSGMRIGRIEDVTPIPTDSTRRKGGRRGRRL; from the exons ATG TCTGGGAAGAAGAAGACCAGAGAAGTTAAGGAGGAAAATGTTACTCTAGGACCTGCAGTCAGGGAAGGAGAACACGTGTTTGGTGTAGCCCACATATTTGCTTCTTTCAATGATACATTTGTG CATGTGACTGATTTGTCTGGAAAGGAAACACTTGCCCGTGTTACTG GTGGAATGAAGGTCAAAGCTGAcagagatgaatcatcaccatatgcTGCAATGCTTGCAGCACAAGATGTTGCACAAAGATGCAAG GAGCTTGGCATAACTGCCTTGCATATTAAGCTTCGTGCAACAGGAGGGAATAAGACAAAGACTCCTGGACCTGGGGCACAATCAGCTCTTCGTGCTCTTGCTCGATCTGGAATGAGAATTGGTCGCATAG AGGATGTGACTCCCATTCCAACGGACAGTACCAGAAGAAAGGGTGGACGAAGAGGAAGAAGGCTGTAG